Genomic DNA from Microbacterium sp. NC79:
AAGGAGCGCCTCGAGTTCGGCCGGAGCGATCTGGAATCCGTTGTATTTGATGAGCTCTTTCAACCGATCGATGATCGTGTAGTAGCCGTCACGGTGGACCGTGGCAATGTCGCCGGTGTGTAGAAAGCCGTCTTGATCCAAGACTGCCGCTGTCTCATCCGGGCGATTGAGGTATCCGAGCATGACGTTCGGTCCACGTAGCCACATCTCGCCGGGGTCAGTGAACCCATCGGCATTGAACTCTGTAAGTTCAGCACCGGTTTCTGGATCGATGAGCTTACACTCCATGTTCGGCACGAGTGTGCCGATTGAGCTGACCGGGCTCGTGGCGTCTTGAGCGGAAATCATATGCGAGACCGGGCTCATCTCCGTCATGAAACGATACCCGCCGCGTCGGCCGCCGCTTGAGCTTGGGGGAGGAGTGGTGAGATCGTCAATAGCCAGTCAGCGCCCGCGTCAGTCAGCTGAGACGTAATCTCCCGTTCGGTATATGTAGCGTTGATCGTGGTAACCGTGGCACCAGCGCGTAGAGCGCCATGAAATGCGGTCACGAATCCGGTGGTGTTCGGGCACAGAAGCCCGATGACCGTGCTCGTGGTGACGCCGCGTACAGCGAGGGCGCCAGCAAACGCGTCGATATTGGCCGCCAGCTCAGCAAAGGTTATTTCCGTTCCGGTCGACGGATCAATAAGCGCGATTCGTTCACGATCGGTGGGCGTCAGGTTCGCAAAGAGAAAGTCGTACAACCTGACAGCGGGCACGTCGACAGGGGGCAGAGGGCTGACAAACACAGAATCTCCGTTTCGCAACGCGGCATCACCGCTCCCAGCGTCGTTGCCGGTGACACCATCACATCACGATTTGGCCCTCAACAGGGTGTGATGAAAGCACATATGCCACTGTCTGCAATGTGCACGCAGACAGTGGCATATGGCGGTAGCTGTGCTAGCTGTTCAGGGCGAGTTCGCGTTCTGAATCGGGGTCGTTCGCCTCGTCATCGGCGTCGGTCTTCGGCGCTGAGTGGGTGCGTTCCAGCGAAGCGCCCTCAACATCGACATCCGGCATGATGCGGTCGAGCCAGCGCGGCAGCCACCAGGCCGACTTGCCGAGCGCCGTCATGATGGCGGGCACGATCACCATACGCACCACGAAGGCGTCGAAGAGTACGCCGATCGCCAGGCCAAAGCCGAGCGGGCGCACCATCGTGAGGTGGCTGAACACGAAGCCGCCGAACACCGAGATCATGATGATCGCGGCAGCGGTGACGACGGCACGGCCATTGCGAAGACCGGCAACGACGGCTTCGCGTGCGGGCACGCCGTGCACGAAGGCCTCACGCATGCCGGAAACCAGGAACAGCTGGTAGTCCATGGCAAGACCAAACAGCACGCCCATGATGATGATCGGCGCGAAGCTGAGCACGGGGGCGGGGGAGTGCACATCGAAGATCGAAGCCAGCCATCCCCACTGGTAGATCGCGGTGACGGCACCCAGCGCTGCGAATAGCGAGAGCACGTATCCGGCGGTTGCGATCACCGGAACCAGGATGGAGCGGAACACCAGGATCATGATGATGAGCGACAGACCAATCACCACGACAAGGTAAACAGGCAGCGCGTCCTGGAGCTTCTCCGAGACGTCGATGTTTCCGGTCGCCTGGCCGGCGACGCCGAGCGTTGCATCTTCGGTGAGGTCGAGTCCTCGCAGAGTGTGAACGAGGGTTTCAGTTGCTTCGCTCGTGGGGCCATCGGTCGGAATGACCTGGAATGCGAAGACCGTGCTGTCGGTGGAAACGGCCACCGGGGCGACAGCGGCAACGTCGTCTTGCGCGCCGAGCTGCGTTCCGATGCTGGCCTGCGTTGCGAGCTGAGCAGCCTCATCGATGGGCTCATCAAACGTGGCGACAACCAGGAGGGTGCCGTTCTGTCCTGCTCCAAATTCGTCGGCGACGATGTTGTACGCCTGGTACTGGGTCGATTCCACGGGCTCCGAGGAACCATCCGGCAGGCCAAGACGCATCGAGAGGGCCGGGATGGCAATCATGAGCAGGGCGGCGACACCCACCGTGGCGGCCACGAGCGAGCGGCCAACGCGCATGGCCTTGAGCGGTCGCTGCGTCGTCGTTTCTACGCCAATCAGCGCGCGCTTGCGCTTGGAGAGCACACGCAACTTCATGAGGCCGAGGAGTGCGGGGGTAAAGGTGATCGACACGAGCACTGCGATGGCAACGCAGGCTGCGGCGACAATTCCCATGACACCAAGGAAGGGGATGCCCGTGACAAGCAACGCGGCAAGGGCAACGATCACCGTGGTGCCGGCAAAGACAACCGCGTTACCTGCGGTTCCGTTGGCCAGACCGATCGACTCTTCGACGTCGATGCCCTGCATCAGCTGGCGGCGGTGTCGGTTGAGTATAAACAGTGAGTAGTCGATGCCAACGGCAAGACCGAGCATGACGCCAAGAACCGGGGTGACCGATGCCATGTCAACGACGCCGGAGAACGCGAGGGATCCGGCAACGCCAACACCGACACCGACGATGGAGCTCAACAGTGGGGTCACGGCGGGAAGGAACGCCCGCATCATGATGATCAGAACGAGCGCAGCGATCAGCACGCCCACGATCTCACCGACACCGATCAAACCGTCCACGCTCATGGTGATCGTTGCCGAGTAGTCGATTGACACACCGCTAATGGTGGCGCCATCGAGAGCTTCGCGCACGTCGGCCTTCAGCTCGTCAGGAAGCGTGTAAACCATTTCGTCGAACTGGACCGCGCCCATCGCGGTCGTCCCACTCTCCGACACCATCGACAAGTTTGCGCTCAGATCGACGAGCGTCTGCCCATCAGCGACGGTGGACTGCTGAGCTGCCAGCTCCGTGGTTCCGGTCTCAATCTGCGCGCGACCCGCATCAATCTTTGCCTGCTCTTCGGCAAGCCCCGCGAGCTGCGCGTCGAAGACCGGCTGCGCCGCGGGATACGTGCCGTCTGCCTGCGCCGCGGCAATGGCGGCCTCGAGCTGCGCGCGACCCGCATCGAGCTGTGCTTGGCCCGCATCGAGTTGCGTGGTGGAGGCATCGAGCTGAGCCTTGCCCGCATCGATTTGTGTCTGGCCGTCGGCCAGCGCGGCCGCCTGTTGCGCCCGGAGCTGTTCCACCGCGAACGGGTCGGTGACGCCGGCAACACCCTCGAAGCTCGCAATGTTGCTCAGCAGTGCGGCAATGTCGGCCTGCTGGGTTTCGGTGAATGCGGAACCATCGTCGGTCGCGAAGACCACGGTCGCCGATGCTCCGGTGAGCTCTGGGAATGTGTCTGCGAGCTGGTCGCTGACGCGTTCGGTTTCGGTATTGGGGATCGAGAAACTGGTGGCGAGCGCGCCACCGAATGCGAGGAATGCCCCGCCTGCGAGGCCCAAAATAACCAGCCAGCCAACAATGACAGCCCACGCCCGGCGCGCGCTGAAGCGCCCGAGTCGGTAGAGCAATTCCGCCATGAGTGATCCTTCGTGTGAGTGGACGACACAGGTGCTTCCTCGAACCCAGAATCAACACTATCCAACAGTTGTCGGAAAAGTTTTGTCGAGGCGAGACATTTGAGCAAACTCCCGGTTTCGGCGGATGACTCTGCGAAGATCGAGGGTATGGACCCCCGGATCGCACGTAGTCGCGCGGTGCTGCACGATGCCATCATTCAGCTCGCGGGGGAGCGCTCGCTCGATGAGATCACCGTCGCGGACATCACGACGCTGGCTGGCGTTAACCGCTCCACGTTCTACCAGCACTACTCCGACAAGGGCGCGCTGCTCGCTGATGCTCTGCAGGTTGCTGTTGACGAAGCAACCCAGGCGCTACGTGAGATGGAGCTTGCCGAACCCACCGATCCCATGCCGCCCGCGCTACTGACCTACCTCACGCACATTCGCGATCACGCGCAGCTATATCGTCGCGTGCTCGGTGATCACGGCTCGGGTGTTGTGGCTGCACAGTTGCGTAGCCACATTGGCGGGATCGCGATTGAGGTGGTCACGCGCGTTGTGCCGGCCGGTGCCTTCACCATTCCCACCGATGTCGTCGGTGAGGCTTACGGAGGCACAGCGCTCGGTGTCGTCACCGCGTGGCTGCGGCACGATCCGTTGCCGGATGTTGACGTTGCCGCCGAATGGCTCTGGGCAATGGTCGTTGGCACGTTTGTTGCTGACCCACCACCGCAGCGGCCGTAACCGGTGTTGCACACCCGAATGCGCTGACAGCGGAATTGACCACGACTGTGCGTTCGGCGATTGCCAGCCAAAGGGCGTCGATGGCTGCGTGACGCAGGCGGCTGACCTTGCGGACGTAGACGGCGTTGCCAACGACACGCGCGACGCCGCTCACGCACGCGAGGCCGCTCACGCACGCGACGTCGCTCACGCACGCGGAGATTCAGTTATGCATGAGCCACTTCAGTTATGCATGAGCCAAACGCCCAAACAGCGTGAAAACACGGTGTGTCGAGGGTAAATCGCCGGTTCACTCATGCAGAACTGAAAACGCTCATGCATAACTCGGCAGCGGGGCCGGCGATGCGGCGGAACGTCTGGCATGCGGCTTCGATGGCGAGTCGTTGGACTGTTCTTCCTGCGACATGAGACCCCGATCGACACGTGCGGCGGGCGGAACCAGTGCCGAGAATGAGAAAAACTCCCGTGTTGAGGCGGGAGTTTTTGTGGAGGGGCTGACGAGAATCGAACTCGCGTCATCTGTTTGGAAGACAGAGGCTTTACCATTAAGCTACAGCCCCGAACGGCGAATTTACGCGGTTTTTCAAGCTTATCGCGTTCGGTGTTCATTGGAATGAACGTGTCTACACTAGCGGATAATTTCGGATGCCAATGACGCTTTGGGGATTTTTTTACCCACCGCGTGTCGACGCGGCACAGAAGACCAAATACTTCGGTTAGACTTTCGGGGGTCGTTTCCGTGCGTTTGTGCGCAATAGTTCCGGGGCGTAGCTCAGCTTGGTAGAGCGCCCGCTTTGGGAGCGGGAGGTCGCAGGTTCAACTCCTGTCGCCCCGACCAACGACCATCCAGAATCTTCACCAGCGCATCTGCGCGTGAAGAACCAACAAGGAGAACGAACAAGCATGGTGAACAGCACCGTCGAGAAGCTGAGCCCCACGCGGGTCAAGCTGCGCATCACGGTCACGCCGGAAGAGCTCAAGCCTTCCGTTGCACACGCGTACGAGCACATCGCTCAGGACATCCAGATCCCCGGCTTCCGCAAGGGCAAGGTTCCGGCTCCCATCATCGACCAGCGCGTTGGCCGCGGTGCTGTTATCGAGCACGCCGTTAACGAGGGTCTTGACGGTTTCTACCGTCAGGCTGTCAACGACAACGAGGTTCGCGTTCTTGGCCGCCCGTCGGCTGACATCGTCGAATGGCCGTCGGAGAAGGACTTCTCTGGCGACCTGGTTGTCGAGGTCGAGGTTGACGTGCGCCCCGAGTTCGAGCTGCCGGCACTTGCCGACATCAAGCTCGTTGTCGACGCTGTTGCTGTCAATGAGAACGCTGTTAACGAAGAGCTCGACCGCCTGCGCGGCCGCTTCGGCACGCTGGTCACCGTTGACCGCGCTGCGAAGAAGGGTGACTTCGTTGAGCTGAACCTGGTCGCAACGATCGACGGCAACGAGATCGACCGCGCCGAGGGTGTTTCTTACGAGGTTGGCTCGGGCGAACTGCTTGAGGGAACCGACGAGGCTGTTGAGACGCTGACCGCTGGTGAAGACACCACGTTCCGCTCGAAGTTGGTCGGCGGCGAGCACGCTGGCGAAGAGGCAGAGGTTGCTGTCACCGTTGTTGCTGTCAAGGAGCGCGAGCTTCCGGCAGCAGATGACGACTTCGCTCAGATGGCTTCGGAGTTCGACACCATCGCTGAACTGCGCGACAGCCTGCAGGCACGCGTTGCCGAGCAGGGCGTCTTCACTCAGGGTGCTGCCGCTCGCGACAAGCTCATCGAGGCTCTCCTCGAGAAGGTCGAGATCCCGGTTCCGGCCGCTCTCATCGAAGACGAGGTGCACCAGCACCTCGAGGGCGAGAACCGCCTCGAAGACGACGCACACCGTGCAGAGGTTACCGAAGCAAGCGAGAAGCAGTTCCGCACGCAGATGGTTCTCGACGCTGTTGCGGAGCAGTCCAACGTTCAGGTTGGTCAGGACGAGCTGACGCAGTACGTCGTGCAGTCGGCTGGCCAGTACGGTATGGCTCCGCAGGAGTTCGCCGACATTCTGCAGCAGAACGGTCAGATTCCGGCACTCGTTGCTGAGGTTGCTCGTAACAAGGCACTCGCGATTGCTCTTGGCAAGGTCTCGG
This window encodes:
- the tig gene encoding trigger factor — its product is MVNSTVEKLSPTRVKLRITVTPEELKPSVAHAYEHIAQDIQIPGFRKGKVPAPIIDQRVGRGAVIEHAVNEGLDGFYRQAVNDNEVRVLGRPSADIVEWPSEKDFSGDLVVEVEVDVRPEFELPALADIKLVVDAVAVNENAVNEELDRLRGRFGTLVTVDRAAKKGDFVELNLVATIDGNEIDRAEGVSYEVGSGELLEGTDEAVETLTAGEDTTFRSKLVGGEHAGEEAEVAVTVVAVKERELPAADDDFAQMASEFDTIAELRDSLQARVAEQGVFTQGAAARDKLIEALLEKVEIPVPAALIEDEVHQHLEGENRLEDDAHRAEVTEASEKQFRTQMVLDAVAEQSNVQVGQDELTQYVVQSAGQYGMAPQEFADILQQNGQIPALVAEVARNKALAIALGKVSVVDTDGKAVDLSGFAAVEDDADEAEAEAEKPAKKAPAKKPAAKKSAAKKDEAADADEKPAKKPAAKKAPAKKAE
- a CDS encoding TetR/AcrR family transcriptional regulator, which produces MSKLPVSADDSAKIEGMDPRIARSRAVLHDAIIQLAGERSLDEITVADITTLAGVNRSTFYQHYSDKGALLADALQVAVDEATQALREMELAEPTDPMPPALLTYLTHIRDHAQLYRRVLGDHGSGVVAAQLRSHIGGIAIEVVTRVVPAGAFTIPTDVVGEAYGGTALGVVTAWLRHDPLPDVDVAAEWLWAMVVGTFVADPPPQRP
- a CDS encoding AMP-binding protein yields the protein MTEMSPVSHMISAQDATSPVSSIGTLVPNMECKLIDPETGAELTEFNADGFTDPGEMWLRGPNVMLGYLNRPDETAAVLDQDGFLHTGDIATVHRDGYYTIIDRLKELIKYNGFQIAPAELEALLLQHPEISDAAVIGVNAADGQEVPKAFVVRSADSALTADDVMAFVAANVAPHKKVRAVEFIDAVPKSSAGKILRKDLRAQDANR
- a CDS encoding AMP-binding protein, whose translation is MPAVRLYDFLFANLTPTDRERIALIDPSTGTEITFAELAANIDAFAGALAVRGVTTSTVIGLLCPNTTGFVTAFHGALRAGATVTTINATYTEREITSQLTDAGADWLLTISPLLPQAQAAADAAGIVS
- a CDS encoding MMPL family transporter translates to MAELLYRLGRFSARRAWAVIVGWLVILGLAGGAFLAFGGALATSFSIPNTETERVSDQLADTFPELTGASATVVFATDDGSAFTETQQADIAALLSNIASFEGVAGVTDPFAVEQLRAQQAAALADGQTQIDAGKAQLDASTTQLDAGQAQLDAGRAQLEAAIAAAQADGTYPAAQPVFDAQLAGLAEEQAKIDAGRAQIETGTTELAAQQSTVADGQTLVDLSANLSMVSESGTTAMGAVQFDEMVYTLPDELKADVREALDGATISGVSIDYSATITMSVDGLIGVGEIVGVLIAALVLIIMMRAFLPAVTPLLSSIVGVGVGVAGSLAFSGVVDMASVTPVLGVMLGLAVGIDYSLFILNRHRRQLMQGIDVEESIGLANGTAGNAVVFAGTTVIVALAALLVTGIPFLGVMGIVAAACVAIAVLVSITFTPALLGLMKLRVLSKRKRALIGVETTTQRPLKAMRVGRSLVAATVGVAALLMIAIPALSMRLGLPDGSSEPVESTQYQAYNIVADEFGAGQNGTLLVVATFDEPIDEAAQLATQASIGTQLGAQDDVAAVAPVAVSTDSTVFAFQVIPTDGPTSEATETLVHTLRGLDLTEDATLGVAGQATGNIDVSEKLQDALPVYLVVVIGLSLIIMILVFRSILVPVIATAGYVLSLFAALGAVTAIYQWGWLASIFDVHSPAPVLSFAPIIIMGVLFGLAMDYQLFLVSGMREAFVHGVPAREAVVAGLRNGRAVVTAAAIIMISVFGGFVFSHLTMVRPLGFGLAIGVLFDAFVVRMVIVPAIMTALGKSAWWLPRWLDRIMPDVDVEGASLERTHSAPKTDADDEANDPDSERELALNS